AGTGCCGTGTCCAACACCTGCATTAATTCTTCATAGTGGGAGATATGCCGCTGCATCTCTTCGCCAAGTTCCGAATAAAGTCTACTCTTCAGCTTATAGAGAGGTACATTAACCAGCTTGCTGTTAAGCATGTTGACCACTTTCTCCATATCTGAAACCGAAATCTCCGGCGGAATATTCACCGTACGATTCTCAACCTGTCCCGTGCTGGTAACAATAATGGCCACTGCCGTTGTTTCATTAAGAGGCAGTAATTGAAAATGGCGCAAAGAAGTATGAAAAACCTCCGGTCCCAGCAGGATGGAAGTGTAATTCGTCATATTAGAAAGGATCATCGCCGCATGTTGATTAACCTGCTCCATTGCATTCAGCTTCTCTGCGAAAAAAGCACGGATGGTGCCCACTTCTGCAGATTCGGCGGAATTCCAAGGGACCAGGTGATCCACGTAATAACGATATCCCTTATGAGAGGGTATTCGGCCTGCAGAGGTATGCGGCTGTTCGAGATACCCCAGATCCTCCAGGTCAGCCATTTCATTGCGGATCGTAGCAGGACTGTATCCTACATCTCCGCGTTTAGAGATACTGCGTGAGCCCACGGGCTCAGCCGAAGAAATATAATCATCAACTATGGCATTAAGTATCATTCTTTGGCGTTCAGTCAACATGTTATTTTCCTCCTATCGGCTGTAGCTCACATTCGTTAGCACTCGACAGAGATGAGTGCTAATCACTAATACAAAAATACCAAACTGACATTGCCATTGTCAAGTCAGTTCGGTATCTTGTGTATCGTTATTTAAGAGAAATTCTGGTTAGTTAGGCCGTGAACGAATAATTCCATCTCAACAAAGGGATTAGGTACATGCAACTTCAATTCCTGAGTTTCTTCTTCGTAGCTCCAAGTGCCACCCATTTCCTCCAACGTTTCGTTTCCTTTAGATGTAATAACGTCGATGGCTTTCGGTACAAAACACATCCACTTTACATTTAAATCAATCATGTTCCGCTCCGTGGCTAATCCTTTTAATTGATATTTGAGCTTCAGCCTTAATGAATTCTCATCAGTCGTGACTGTAGTGGTTATGAGATTGTAAACACCCTTCTCATAAGCGTACGTATGGGCATCATCCTCATACCAATGATTATAGGACTCACTACTGCACACACCTGGATAGATACTAAGAGTTACAGTAGCCTGTTCATTTAATATAGGCTTCCATTGATCATCTATTAGTTCAGGAAGTGCTGTCCCTGCCTTGACATACAGCGGCATTACATGAATTGGGGCATGTGCTAGAATATGACGGGGGCCTTCATGACGTTCACCCGTCCAATAATCTACCCATTCGCCTTCAGGTAAATAAACCACACGATACTCCGTATTAGGACGAAGGACGGGAGCAACAAGCAGGTTACTGCCTACCATAAACTGATCGCATAAATTATGAACGCTACGATCATTTGGGTATTCAAGAATTAAGGGACGCATAACCGGTAAACCCGTCTTATGTGCTTCATAGAATACCGTGTACAGGTAAGGCATGAGACGATAGCGTAAACGAATATACTTTTTGCAGATTTCTTCGATGTGCGAACCAAATGACCAAGGCTCTTGATATACGGAATCTAGAACACTATGATTCCGGCAGTATGGGAAGAATACACCCGCCTGCGTCCAACGCGCCAGTAACTCTGGAGTAGCATGATGGGAAAAACCGCCGATATCCGATCCGGAGAAGGGCTGACCGGATAACCCCAAGTTCAGAACCATTGGAATAGCCATGGAGAGATGTTCCCAGAAACTGCGATTATCTCCAGTCCAAGTTGCTGCATACTTCTGAACACCAGCATAACCTGCTCGTGTAAGCACGAAAGGACGTTCACCTTTCAATTGTTTCTTCAAACCTTGCTGCGTAGCCATCGACATCAGCATCCCGTAAAGATTGTGAAGCTCACGGTGTGTTCTCGGATTGCCATCGTTTCCATGTACTACGTCAAGATCCATGGTTTTGGTAGCATTAAATACCGCAGGCTCATTCATATCGTTCCAGATTCCATAAATGCCGAGATCCGTATAATACCTATGCTGTTCTTCCCACCACAAGCGTACCTCTTCTACTGTGAAGTCAGGAAACGCGCTTGCTCCAGGCCATACATTGCCAATGAACAAGTCGCCTTCCATCTTGCGGCAGAAGTAATCCTTTTTTATGCCTTCCTGATAGGGGGGATACTCGGGATCCTTTTTGATACCCGGATCAACAATGGGAACAATACGTATCCCCATTTCATTTAATTCACGGATCATCTTGGCGGGATTCGGAAATCGTATCGGATCAAAGGTAAATACCCGATACTCATCCATATAATGAATGTCAAGATAAATGACATCACAAGGGATTTGTTTATCACGGAAATTTCTAGCGAGTGCAATAACCTCTTTTTGGTCCATATAACTGTACCGAGATTGGTGATATCCGATGGCCCAAGCCGGCGGAAGTTCCATACGACCAGTCAGACCGCTGTATCGTTTCACCACATCTTTCAAGTCGGGGCCATAAACGAAGTAATAATCGATGGTGCCTGAGTCTATTTGAAAAGTGTAGTGATTATCGTTAGAACGCATGTCAAACGAGGTCCTTCCCGGATTATCGAGGAATATTCCATAGACGGGCTTATTGTAACGAAAATGAATTAAGAATGGAATGGATACATACAAACATTCGATTTCGGGTACATGCGGATCAAATACATCCGAATTCCACATATCATATTTCTCACCTTTTTTATCCAAAAAGTTTGTTTTCTCACCTAACCCATAAATATGGGAATCCAGATCCATTTGTTTTCGACAACCATACTTGCCTCTACCGCTTTGAAATACCTCTTCCTCTCTCGAAATCAGATCTCCATCCGCGCTATAGAAATCCAGCAGTCCAGTTTCTTTATGTACAACAACGGTTATTGCCGGAAGTATTAATTTGTATACATCCGAGCTCTCTTCCAATCGCACATCAACTTCAATGAATTCGTCTGCTTGGACTGCAATTGTGGTACGTAAATCAATACGATGATCCAGCAACATTCTCACACGAACTATATGATCATTAACAGGTTGCAGCATAATTGAAGCATTTTCACCTTTGAATAGGAATACCCCTAATTCATATTTAACCGATTCAATGGAACCCATGACCCATTTGTTGGAAGTGACAACGGAATGGGTACTGTGGTCCGGATGAATCGTTTCGCTAGTTTTCATAAATAACTCTCCTATTTCATTATCCTTTTACCGAACCAAGTGTTATTCCTTTGACAAAGTACTTCTGAAGAAACGGATAAATAATCAAAAGTGGGAGCATAGAAACAAAAATTTTCGCGGCATTTAAGGTCTGGTTGGATAAACCCACCGAACGCTTGACGGTTTCCACATCTAATTTAGACATATCAACAACGACCGCTACTTGGCGTATATATGACTGCAAGGGATAATTTTCATTTTTCGTCATTAACACAAGAGCCTGAAAAAATTCATTCCAATGATAGACAATAGTAAATACCAGTATCGTTGCCAGCACCGGTGTAGACAGTGGAAATACAACATTGAATAGAATGCGCCATGGTCCTGCTCCGTCAATTAAGGCGGATTCTTCAATTTCCTTCGGTAAATTCCTGAAAAAATTCATGACTAATATGACATTAAAAACAGGCAAACCGCCTCCAAGCACTAGTCCCCAAATGTTATTAATCATGCCTAGAGATTTCATAGTCATGTACCAAGGGACCAACCCGCCACTGAACAGCATGGAGAAAATCAGCAGCCACATCAGAATATTTCGGGGTGCAAATTCCTTTGTTGTTTTGGAGAGAGGATATGCCATCAACAACACAACAAAAAGGGTAATGACTGCCCCGAGAACTACACGCTCCACCGAAATTAAAAACGATTTTAGAAACTGACCGTCTCCAATGATTGCTTCGTACGAGGCTAATGTGAAGCCTTTGGGCCAGATGAAGACTTGACCTGCGGATACTGCTGCTTTATCACTTAAGGAGACAACAAGTGTATACCATACAGGCAAAACACAAAGAAGTGTAATCAAAATTAGTAGGATCACATTGAATCCATTAAATACTCTGGAGAGGAACGAGCGTTCTTCAACCATAATTCCCACACCCCTATGCTAAAAGATTCTGTAGTTCGCAAACCGGTATGCCAGTCCGTATGAAGTCGATATCAGAACTAAACCGACAACGGATTTCAGAAGACCTACGGCTGTAGCTAAACCATATTGCATATCAATAAGTCCGGCTCTATAGACCCATGTATCGATAACATCACCTGTCGAGTAGACTGCTGGATTGTACAAGTTAAATATTTGATCGAAGCCGGCATTTAGAATATTACCCAGGCTTAAGGTACCGAGTAGAATAGCCACCGGCAAGATACTTGGCAGCGTAATACGCATAAGACGTTTAAACTGAGAAGCTCCATCAATTGCAGCAGCTTCGTACATTTCTGGGTTAATGGATGTCAGGGCCGCAAAGAAAATAATAGCCGCAAATCCAAACTCTTTCCAAATATCACTACCCACGATAAGAGACGGAAATATCTTTGCATTGGCAAAGAACAATACAGGGTCCATCCCGAAGACGGATAAAACTTGGTTGATCGGGCCTGTATAAGAGAAAATATCAATCATAATACCCGCTACAATAACCCAAGACAGAAAATGGGGTAAATACACAATCGTCTGAACCGTTCGGCTGAAATAACGATTTTTGACTTCATTTAACATAAGAGCAAATAATAAAGGAACGATTAAGTTTCCAATCATTTTTAGTACCGCGATAAATATAGTATTCTTAAATACTTGTATACTGTCATCAAGCTCAAACATGTAGCGGAAATTCTCGAGCCCAACCCATGGAGACTTCCAGATTCCCATTCCAGGATTAAACTCTTTGAAGGCCATTAAGATTCCATGCATAGGTAATAAATTGAAGAAGAACAACCATATCAATCCCGGAAGAAGCATCAAATAATAGTGTTTTGTTATTCCTCTGATCCGC
Above is a window of Paenibacillus wynnii DNA encoding:
- a CDS encoding carbohydrate ABC transporter permease, giving the protein MVEERSFLSRVFNGFNVILLILITLLCVLPVWYTLVVSLSDKAAVSAGQVFIWPKGFTLASYEAIIGDGQFLKSFLISVERVVLGAVITLFVVLLMAYPLSKTTKEFAPRNILMWLLIFSMLFSGGLVPWYMTMKSLGMINNIWGLVLGGGLPVFNVILVMNFFRNLPKEIEESALIDGAGPWRILFNVVFPLSTPVLATILVFTIVYHWNEFFQALVLMTKNENYPLQSYIRQVAVVVDMSKLDVETVKRSVGLSNQTLNAAKIFVSMLPLLIIYPFLQKYFVKGITLGSVKG
- a CDS encoding glycoside hydrolase family 31 protein, producing the protein MKTSETIHPDHSTHSVVTSNKWVMGSIESVKYELGVFLFKGENASIMLQPVNDHIVRVRMLLDHRIDLRTTIAVQADEFIEVDVRLEESSDVYKLILPAITVVVHKETGLLDFYSADGDLISREEEVFQSGRGKYGCRKQMDLDSHIYGLGEKTNFLDKKGEKYDMWNSDVFDPHVPEIECLYVSIPFLIHFRYNKPVYGIFLDNPGRTSFDMRSNDNHYTFQIDSGTIDYYFVYGPDLKDVVKRYSGLTGRMELPPAWAIGYHQSRYSYMDQKEVIALARNFRDKQIPCDVIYLDIHYMDEYRVFTFDPIRFPNPAKMIRELNEMGIRIVPIVDPGIKKDPEYPPYQEGIKKDYFCRKMEGDLFIGNVWPGASAFPDFTVEEVRLWWEEQHRYYTDLGIYGIWNDMNEPAVFNATKTMDLDVVHGNDGNPRTHRELHNLYGMLMSMATQQGLKKQLKGERPFVLTRAGYAGVQKYAATWTGDNRSFWEHLSMAIPMVLNLGLSGQPFSGSDIGGFSHHATPELLARWTQAGVFFPYCRNHSVLDSVYQEPWSFGSHIEEICKKYIRLRYRLMPYLYTVFYEAHKTGLPVMRPLILEYPNDRSVHNLCDQFMVGSNLLVAPVLRPNTEYRVVYLPEGEWVDYWTGERHEGPRHILAHAPIHVMPLYVKAGTALPELIDDQWKPILNEQATVTLSIYPGVCSSESYNHWYEDDAHTYAYEKGVYNLITTTVTTDENSLRLKLKYQLKGLATERNMIDLNVKWMCFVPKAIDVITSKGNETLEEMGGTWSYEEETQELKLHVPNPFVEMELFVHGLTNQNFS
- a CDS encoding ABC transporter permease, encoding MRIRGITKHYYLMLLPGLIWLFFFNLLPMHGILMAFKEFNPGMGIWKSPWVGLENFRYMFELDDSIQVFKNTIFIAVLKMIGNLIVPLLFALMLNEVKNRYFSRTVQTIVYLPHFLSWVIVAGIMIDIFSYTGPINQVLSVFGMDPVLFFANAKIFPSLIVGSDIWKEFGFAAIIFFAALTSINPEMYEAAAIDGASQFKRLMRITLPSILPVAILLGTLSLGNILNAGFDQIFNLYNPAVYSTGDVIDTWVYRAGLIDMQYGLATAVGLLKSVVGLVLISTSYGLAYRFANYRIF
- the hrcA gene encoding heat-inducible transcriptional repressor HrcA, which produces MLTERQRMILNAIVDDYISSAEPVGSRSISKRGDVGYSPATIRNEMADLEDLGYLEQPHTSAGRIPSHKGYRYYVDHLVPWNSAESAEVGTIRAFFAEKLNAMEQVNQHAAMILSNMTNYTSILLGPEVFHTSLRHFQLLPLNETTAVAIIVTSTGQVENRTVNIPPEISVSDMEKVVNMLNSKLVNVPLYKLKSRLYSELGEEMQRHISHYEELMQVLDTALESDQEQRIYLSGATNMLNQPEFKDVDKVKHILDLLEETPTLLKMLSPAAGGTGIQVRIGTENSHEAIANCSLITATYSLDGQALGSIGILGPTRMEYARVMGILGILSRDLTAMLAHWYK